GCGACGCACTGTTCGGTCAGGCCCGCGCCCACGGGGTCACGCCGGCCATGACCCTGGCCGCCTCGTTCTCGCACACGCTGGCCAGTTGGTCGGACGCCCCGCGCTTCCTGCTCAATGTGCCACTGTTCGGCCGCGAACCGTTGCACGACGACGTCGACCGGCTGGTCGGCGATTTCACCTCGTCACTGCTGCTGGATGTGGATCTGAGCCAGGCCAGCACCGGCGCGCAGCGCGCGCACGCGGTGCAGGACGCGATGCGCACCGCCGCCGCACACGCCGACTATCCCGGCCTGGCCGTGCTGCGCGACTTGAGCCGCCACCGCGGCACGCAGGTGCTGGCGCCGGTGGTGTTCACCAGCGCGCTGGGACTCGGGGAGCTGTTCGCCGACGAGGTCACCGCCGCATTCGGTACCCCGGCCTGGATCATCTCCCAGGGCCCGCAGGTGCTGCTGGACGCACAGGTCACCGAGTTCGACGGCGGCATCCTGGTGAACTGGGATGTGCGCGAGGACATGTTCGCGCCGGGCGTGATCGACGCCATGTTCGCCCACCACATCGCCGACCTGACCCGGCTGGCCGGCAGCGACGGTTGGGCGCAAGCCGCGCCGGCAGCGTTGCCCGCCGATCAGGCCCAGGTGCGTGCGTCGGTGAACGCGGGCAGCGCCGAACCCAGTGGGGAAGCCCTGCAGGACGGGTTCTTTCGCCAGGCCGACCGCGATCCCGAGGCGGTCGCGTTGCTACACGGGTCGGGGGAGTTGAGCTACGGCGAGCTACGCGATCAGGCGTTGGCGGTGGCCGCCGCAATGCAGGAGCGCGGCGTGCGACCCGGTGACACGGTGGCGCTGCTGGGCCCCAAGGGCGCCGAGCAGATTCCGGCGCTGCTGGGCATCCTGGCCGCCGGGGCGGTCTATCTGCCGATCGCGGCCGATCAGCCGCCCGAGCGCAGAGAGCGGATCCTGGCCCTGGGCGGTGCCGGGCTGGCCCTGGTGACCGGGGACGCGTTGCCCGCCTTGGAGATTCCGACACTGGCGGTCTCCGATGCCGTGCAGCACTCCGGTGCGGTGCAGCCGGTTCACACCGCTCCGTCGGAGTTGGCCTATGTGGTGTTCACCTCCGGCTCCACCGGCGAGCCCAAGGGCGTCGAAGTCACCCACGACGCCGCCATGAACACCATCGAAACCCTCAGCGCTCGTTTCGGATTCGCTCCCAGCGACCGCAGCCTGGCGCTGCTGACGTTGGACGCCGACATGTCGGTGCTCGACGTCTTCGCCATGCTGCGCGCCGGTGGGGCGATCGTGATGGTCGATGAAGCCGACCGGCGCAGCCCCGAAGTGTGGGCGCAGCTGGTGGCGCGGCACCGGGTCAGTGTGCTCAACCTGATGCCGGGGGCGCTGGAGATGTTGGCCGCCACCGGCGGCGAACTGTCTTCGGTGCGTGCGGTGTTGACCGGCGGCGACTGGGTGCGCCCCGAACTGGCGCGACGGTTTGGCGCGGTGGCGCCCGGGGTGCGGTTCGCCGGACTCGGCGGGGCCACCGAAACCGCCATCCATGCCACGCTGTGCGAGGTCGAGGGGGACCCGCCGGCGCACTGGGCCGCCGTGCCCTACGGCGCCCCGCTGCCCAACATCGCCTGCCGGGTCGTCGGCGCCGACGGAGCCGACCGCCCGGACTGGGTGGCCGGCGAACTGTGGGTCACCGGGCGCGGCATCGCCTCGGGTTATCGCGGGCGGCCCGACCTGACCGCCGAGAAGTTCGTCGAGTACGACGGCCGAACCTGGTATCGCACCGGCGATCTGGCCCGCTACCTGCCCGACGGCACCCTGGAATTCGTCGGGCGCGCCGATCACCGAGTCAAGATCAGCGGGTATCGCATCGAACTCGGTGAGGTCGAATCCGCACTGCGCCGCCTGCCCGGGGTTGCCGAGGCGGTGGTGGTGGCGCTGACCGAACCCGGCGGGCGTGAGGTGTTGGCGGCTGCGGTGCGTACCGGCGATCCCGCGGTAAGCGTTGCCGGATTGCAGGCCGGGTTGGCCGAGTCACTGCCCGAGCACATGATTCCCCGTCAGCTGCAGGTGGTTTCGGCGATTCGCTACACCGTCTCGGGCAAGATCGATCGGCGGGCGGTCACGGCCGAGCTGGCCGCGGCGATGGCCGCGGGCGACGGCTACCGCGAGCCGGCCGGTCCGCTGCAGCGCGCCCTGGCCGCGATCATCGCCGAGGTGCTCGGCGCCGCCCGGGTCGGAGCAGACGACGACTTCTTCGCCCTGGGCGGGGATTCGGTGCTGGCCACCGCCGCCGTGTCACGCATCCGCACCTGGCTGGACGCCCCGGGCGCGGTGGTCGCCGACATCTTCGCCACCCGAACCGTCGCCGGACTGGCTGCTCGGCTTGCGGCGTCCGAAGCCGATCCGGGCCGGTTGGACGCGGTCGCGGAGGTGTACCTGGAAGTGGCGCAGCTCGATGCCGCAGAAGTTGCCGACGCGCTGCGATAAAGGCTGGTGGATCGCAGTCGCGGTGTGCCAGCATCGTGAGATGAAAGCGCGCCGATCGCTCCTCTTCCTCGGTGTTCCGGTGGTGACGGCCTTGGCTACGCTGCCCAGCGCGCCGAGCGTCATCCCCGCCGCCTCCGCTGCCAGCTGCCCCGACATCGAGGTGACCTTCGCCCGGGGCACCGCCGAACCGCCCGGTGTCGGCGCAGTCGGCCAGAAATTCCTCGATGCACTGCGCTCGCAGGTCGGGGGGCGGTCCGTCGGGGTGTATGCGGTCAATTACCCGGCAGGCGAGGACTGGCCGCCGTCGGCGTCCGATGGCGCCGGTGATGCGAACGCCCACGTGCAGTCCATGGTTGCGACCTGTCCCAACACCAAGCTGGTGCTGGGCGGCTATTCGCAAGGCGCCATGGTCATCGATCTGATCACCATCGCGCGGACATCGGTGGTGGGCTTCAACGCCGCGACCCTGTCGGCCGAGGAGGCCGAACACGTGGCTGCGGTCGCGGTTTTCGGCAATCCCACCGACCGGTACCTGGGCGGACCGATTAGCGAGATCAGCCCCTGGTACGGAGCCAAGGCCATTGATCTGTGTGCCGACGGCGATCCGATCTGCACTCAGGGAGCCCTGGCGCTGCCTACGCACGACGAGATGTTCTCGGCGCCGCACCAGTCCTATGCGCAGTCCGGCATGCCCGGTCAGGCCGCGACCTTCGTGGCGAGCCACCTCTGACGCAGCACGGCTATCCGATTACTTCAGAGGCCCAGTACTCGCGCAGGCTGGCGATCCGCTCACCGGCGAATTCCAGGATGGCGACTTCGCGCATCCGCTTGCGCACGTTCTGGAGGCGGTCGTCGAATGTCGCCTCCCACTCGGCGATCACCGTGGTGCCGTCGGTGGCGGTGTAGAGGTTGAGCAATCGGGCATCGATGTTGGCCTGGCCCTCGACGACCTTGCTCTGCCAGTAGTCGCGGATCCCGGCTCGGCTGCGGATCGGTTCGCCCAGCACCCGCTCGTGGTAGGTGGCGTCGTCGGTGAAGATCGTGACGATGAGCTCGGGGTCCTGTTGCGTCCAGGCCCGCAGGTAGGTATCGATCGTGGTGCGGACGTCCATCAGGGGAGTCTGGCCCACGGCGCGGCTCCACCTTCGCCGAACGTGCATTCAGTGCGAGGAATGGGGCAGAAAATCGGACTCAGTGCACGCTCGGCGCGGCGGAGGGGCTGGGACAGACTCACAGACGCCCGGATTTCCGGCCCGACGCCGGTAGGGGTAACCTAACGCAGGGAAATTAGGGCAGCCTTTACTAATACTTGCGAGGGGATCGGATGGCCGTCGACGACACCTCGGCCGTCGCGCAGTTCCCCTCCTGGATCGGGCGCTTTCCCGGGCCCGGCGCCCCCACTCTGGTCTTCCCGCACGCCGGCGGAACCGCGGTCAACTACCGCCCGCTGGCGCTGGCCCTGGCCGCCGGTGCCGACACCTACGTCATGCAGTATCCGCAGCGTGCCGACCGTTTCCGCGAGCCGGCCGCCGAAACCCTGCCGGAGCTGGCCCGTAGCCTGTTCGACGCTGCGCCCTGGCACCAGCTCGGACCGCTGCGCCTGTTCGGGCACAGCATGGGCTCACTGGTCGCGTTCGAGTTCGCCCGGCTCGCCGAAGAGCGCGGCATCGAGATCCAGCGGCTGTGGGCCTCGGCGGCCCCTGCGCCCGGCGTGGTGGCCGGGCTGCGCAAGGTGCCCACCGGGGATGCCGACCTGCGCGCCGAACTTGCCCAGCTGGGCGGCACCGACCCGCGAATCCTGGCCGACGAGGAATTCCTCACCCTGCTGCTGACGCCGGTGCGCTCGGATTACCTGGCGTTCAACCGTTACCAGTGCGCACCCGATGCCACCATCAGCGCCGACATCACCGTGCTGGGCGGCCGCTCCGACGACCGGGTCGGCGCTGACCTGCTGGAACGCTGGGCCGACCACACCACCGGCGCCTGGTCGGTGTCGCTGTACGACGGCGGGCACTTCTATCACTACGAGCACATCGAGACCTTGGCGAAGCGGATCATCGCCGATGAATGATCGGCGCGAGGACCCGGTCGTCATCACCGGCCTCGGCGTCGAGGCCCCCGGTGGGATCGACACCGCCGAGCAGTACTGGTCACTGCTTGCCGACGGCCGCGAGGCGCTGAGCACCATCCCCGAGGACCGGGACTGGGCCGTGCGCGAACTCATCGAGGGGTCGCATCGCGACGGCTTCAAGCCGATCTTCAACGCCGGCGGATTCCTCTCCGGCGCAGCCGAATTCGACCCTGGGTTCTTCGGTATCGCACCACGCGAGGCCGTCGCGATGGACCCGCAGCAGCGGGTGGCACTGCGGGTGGCCTGGCGGGCGCTGGAAGATGCCGGCATCAATCCCGACGAGCTCACCGGCCACGACGTCGGGGTGTACCTCGGTGCCTCGGTCACCGGCTACGGCCCGGACATGGCGCAGTTCAGCGCACACAGTGGTCACCTGCTGCCCGGCACCGCACTGTCGGTGATCTCCGGCCGAATCGCCTACACCCTGGGCCTGGCCGGCCCGGCGATCACCGTCGACACCTCCTGCTCGTCGGCACTGTCCGCACTACACCTGGCGGTGCAGGCGATCCAGACCGGTGACACCGACATGGCGCTCGCCGGTGGGGTGTGCGTGATGGGCTCGCCCGGCTTCTTCGTCGAATTCTCCAAGCAGCACGCCCTCTCCGACGACGGCCACTGCCGGCCCTACAGTGCCGCCGCCACCGGAACGGTCTGGGCCGAAGGCGCTGGCATCTTTGTGCTGCAACGAAAATCGGCCGCGCTGCGCGACCGCCGCCACATCTACGGCGAGATCATGGCCAGCCGGCTCAACCAGGACGGTCACACCACCGGCCTGCTCACCCCCAGCGAAGCGGCCCAGCAGCGACTGTTCCGGCACGCCCTGGCCGACGCCGGCGTGCACCCCAGCCAGGTCGGGATGATCGAGGGCCACGGAACCGGAACCCGCGTCGGTGACCCGGTAGAGCTGCGCTCGCTGATCAGCGTCTACGGCACCGACACGACAGCCGGCGCCGGCCCGCGGCTCGGCTCGGTCAAATCCAACATCGGACATACCCAGGCCGCGGCCGGGGCACTCGGGTTGACCAAAGTGCTGCTGGCCGCCGAGCACCAGGCGATCCCGCCTACCCTGCATGTGCGCGAGGGCTGGCACAACGGCATCGACTGGGATGGTCACGGCATCACGCTCGCCGAAACCATCACCGCCTGGCCGGCCAGTGACGGCCGCCGGATCGGCTCGGTGTCGGCGTTCGGAATGAGCGGCACCAATGCGCATCTGATCGTCGGGGTGGCGGAGCCGGCCGAGCCGGCGAAAAAGGCACTGCCGTGCTGAACAACCACCCGACCACCCTGCCCGACGGCCGGATCCCCGTGCTGATCTCGGCACACGCCCGCGATCTGGTGGCCGCCGAGGCGGGTGCGCTGGCGCGCTACCTGCAGACCCACCCCGCCGAGGTTTCTGCGGTCGCCCGGACCCTGCGGGCCACCCGCCCGGTACGCCGCTACCGCGCGGTGATCCGGGCCCGCGATACTGCGGAACTCATCGCCGGGCTCGACGCCGTCTACCGCGGCGTCGAACACCCGCTGGTGGCCGGGTCGCATCAACCCGAGACCGCTCGCACCGCTTTCGTATTCCCCGGCCAGGGGAATCAATGGCCCGGCATGGGAACCGAGCTGCTCGGCGTCGCGGCGTACCGCGCCGAAGCGGACCGCTGCCATGAGGCCTTCCTGCGCGCCGGTCACGCCTCTCCGCTGAGCTACCTGCGCGGCACCGATGACACAGATCCCGTGGTGGTCCAGGCCGCTCAATTCACCCACGCCGCGGCGCTGGCCGCCACCTGGCGGCATTTCGGCGTGCTGCCCGACATCACCGTCGGCCACAGCCTGGGGGAGGTGGCCGCCGCCTACACCGCCGGCGTGGTCGACTTGGATGCCGCCGTGGCGGTGGTGGCTGCACGGGCGCAACTGACCGACCTGCTGGCCGCCAACGCGCCGGTCCGGTTCGGCATGGCGATGATCGCCCTGAACGCCGACGCCGCCGCCGACCTCATCGCCGCCACCCCTGGCTGGCTGGAGCTCTCGGTGGTCAACGGCCCCGAATCGGTGGTCGTGTCTGGCGAGTGGCCGGCCATACAGCAGATTCTGGAAGCCGCCGGCCGGCGTGGCGTGTTCGCCCGCGAACTGCCGGTGCGCTACCCGGCGCACACCAGCGCCCTGGAGCCGCTGCGAGACCAGCTGACCGGCCAGCTTCCCGAAGCGCAATTCCACAGCGCCCCGGTGGAATTCATCGGATCGGTGTACGGCGGACCGATCCCGCCCGCCACGACGTTCCGCCAGTACTGGTTCGACAATCTGCGGCGACAGGTCCGCTTCGACTTGGCCGCGGCTGCCGCGGTGGCGCGCGGCGTCACGACGTTCATCGAGATGTCGGCGCACCCGACCCTGCTGGTGGCGCTCAGCGACTCCGTCGGTGCCGCCCAGGTGCTGGGTAGCACCGACCGCGACCAGCCGGCCGGTGAGGCGCTGGCAGCGAACATCGCCGCCGCGGCGATCGCCGACCCCGGCTACCGGTGGCGCGACTTCGCGCCGGATGCTCCGGGGCTGCTACGGCATTTCCCGCACGCACCGATGCACACCAACCGGCTGTGGGCCGGCACAGCGACGTCCACGCCGCGCCATCGGATGCCGGTGGTCATGACCGAAAGCTGGCTGCCGGTCACCGAGCCGCACCAGCGTCCCGCGCGGGTGGCCGTCGTCGACTATGCCGGGCAATCAGCTGAGCTGACCGCGCAATTGGCGGCGGCACTGGACGCCCTGGACGCCGAAGTGGTCGACCCCGCCGACGCCGAATTCCTGGTTCTGGTGGCTCCGCTCGCCGACACGGTCGACATCACCACGGCCACTACCGAGTTCGCTGGGAACGCGGCCAGCCAGACCGTTGTTCGGCCGGGACAGAACTGCCGCCGGGTATGGCTGGTCACCCGCGGCGCCGAGCAACTCGACGGTGATCCGTCACCGCGTCCCGGTGCCGCCGCGCTGGCCGCGCTGCACCGCAGCATCGGATTCGACTACCCCGATCACACGTTCGCGCATCTGGACCTGCCGGTGCAGCCGACTGCCGCAGACCTGCGAGCCGCCGGCGCCGCACTCCAGTTGACCGACACCGAGGTCGCGGTGCGTGCCGGGAACCTGACAACCCGCCGATTCGTCGAGTCCACCACCGCCGCAACGGCGCCGACGGTCCCAGAGGCCGTGGTGATCAGCGGCGGAACCGGCGCGATCGGATTGGCCTACGCGGCGTTCTGCGCCGACCACGGCGCCCGCGACATCGTCCTGCTCAGCCGCAGTGGGGCAAACGATGCGACTACGCCGCAATTGGATGCGCTGCGTGCGCGTACCGGGGCGCGCATCACCGCGGTCCGCTGCGACATCACCGATGACGCCGCAGTCGCGGCGGTCATTGCGCAATATCGACCGGTACCGGCCGGGTTGCTGGTACATACCGCGTCGGCAGAGGCCGTGGCCGCGTCGAAGATCACGGCCGAGGCAGTGCGGGACGCGTTCGGCGCCAAAGTGATCGGACTGGACAACCTGGCCCGGCACTGGCCGCTGGACGCCGACGCACGCGTGCTGGTCTGCTCTTCGGTACTGGCACTGTGGGGCGGCTTGGGACACGGGCTCTACGCGGCGGCCAACCGGATGGCGGACGCGCTGGTGGGACAGCTGCGGGCACAGGGCCTAGGCGCCACCTCCATCCGTTGGGGACTGTGGCGCAGCGTGGCCGTGGTCAGCGGCGAGGAGAAGGACCGGATCGCCCGCACCGGCCTCACCCCGATGGCCCCGGAGGCCGCGATCACCGCCGGACTCCTTGCCGCGCCGGACGACCCGGCGATCCTGGCCGCCGATTTCGACCGACTGGCGGTGTTCTTCGACAGCCAGGGCGTGCCCTCGCCCTTCGACGCAGCACTGGCCGCCGCAACGGCGGACGGGCAGGCCGATCGCCCGATCGGCGAAGTGGTGGCCGACGAACTGGTGACGGTGCTCGGCTTGGAAGGCCCCGACGACATCGACATGCACCGGGCCCTGGTCGACCTCGGCCTGGATTCACTTCTCGCACTGGACCTGCGCAAGCGCTTGGGGCGGGCCACCGGCCTGCGTGTGGCGCTCGGTCCACTGCTGGCTGGAATGACCGGAGCCCAGCTGACGGCGACGCTGACCGATGACGCAGCGCCCGCCGCGGCTACGGAAAGGACTGTGTTCACCCATGACTGACACCGGCCGTTTAGCGAGGTTCGACGAAGGAGAGGCGAAGCTGGAATCGCCGCATGACGCCGTCGACCAGGCGACCGACGCCAACGAGCTGCGGCTGGAGCTGCTGCGCCGCAGACTCACTGAACGCGGGCTGGCCGCAGCATCTGCCGAGCCGCAGTCCGGGCCGGCCAACGGGTCTGGGCCGCTGACCATGAGCGACGGACAGCGCCGCATGTGGTTCGTGCAGGCGCTCGACCCGGACGGCGCCCTGGCCAACATCGCGGTCTCCTACCGTCTCACCGGCCCGCTGGACGGCGCCCGGCTGCAGGCCGCGCTGGCCGCAGTGGCCGCGCGCCATCCGGTGCTGCGTACCGTCTATTCCGTCGACGACGCGGGCGAACCGCACCCGGTGATCGCCGAGGTCACGCCTGGCTTTGCCACACACGACCTGTCCGATCTCGCCGAACAGGCTCGCGCGCTGCGCCTGGAAGTACTGGCCCAGCGCGAATTCGGCACCCCGTTCCGGCTGGAATCCGATGCCCCGCTGCGGCTCACCCTGGTCCGAGTCGCACCCGATGAACACATTCTGCTGCTGGTGGCCCACCACATCGCCTGGGACGACGACTCCTGGGCGGTGTTCTTCGCCGACCTCACGGCCGCCTATGCCGACCCGGAGCAGTTCGCCACCCGCGCGTCGGTGCCGCACCCCGCCGCTGCGGCGGGTTCTGGCCACGAAGCCGAGCTGACATACTGGCGGACCCTGTTGGCCGATCCGCCGGACCCGCTGGAGCTGCCCGGCCCGCACGGCTCGGCGATACCCAGCACGCTGCGCGCCGGCTTGTGCACCCGCACCCTGCCGGCGGAGTTGATGTCCGACATCACCGATCTGGCACGCAGCAACGGCGCCACGCCCTACATGGTGATCGCCGCGGCGCTGTCCGCCCTGATCCACCGCTACACCGCCACCGATGACTTCCTCATCGCCTCACCGGTGCTCAACCGCACCGCCGGTACCGAAGGAGCCATCGGCTACTTCGGCAACACCGTGGTGCTGCGCGCGAAAGTTGACGCTGCGGCCCGGTTCAGCGACCTGCTGGCGCAAACCCGCGACGCCGCACTGGGGGCCTTTGGCCACCAGGGCATCAACCTCGACCGGGTGGTGCGCGAACTCAACCCGGATCGCCGGCACGGGGGAGTGGAACGACTCACCCGGCTCAGCTTCGGTTTCCGGTCGACCCAGGGGGGCGGCTTCCAGCCGGACGGGATCACCTGCACCCGAGCCGATTACCGCGGCAAGGTTGCCCAGCTGCCGCTGGGAATCATGGTGGAGGCCGGTACTGACGGCGCGCTGATCGAGGCCGAATACCTGCACGACGTGCTCGACGAGGCATTGGTCGAGCAGTTGCTGCGCCACCTAGTGCAGATGCTGACGGCCGCCGTGGCAGCGCCTGACAAGACGGTCGGCGAGCTGGACATGCTCGGCGCTGACGACCAGGCCTGGCTGGACGCGGTCTCCCGCGGACCCGACTTCGCCCCGCCCCCAGAGGCACCGGCCACCCTGGGCTCGCTGGTGGCCGACCGGGCCGCGGCCACCCCGAACGCCATCGCCGTCGTCGACGACCACGGCCGGTACAGCTACGCCGAGATCAACGCGCGCGCCAACCGGATCGCACACCACCTGATCGCCGCGGGCATCGGCACCGAGGACAAGGTCGCGGTGCTGTTCGGCCGCTCGACGGAGCTGGTCGTGACCGCCCTGGGCATCGCCAAAGCCGGCGCTGCCTACGTTCCCGTCGACCCCGAATACCCGCCGGACCGCATCGAATTCATCCTCGGTGACGCCCGGCCGTCGATCGTGTTGCGGGAGCCGCTGACCGACGACGAGCTGGCCGGCCGACCCGACACCGACCCGACCGACGCCGACCGGGTGCGCCCGCTGCGTGCGGAGAATCTCGCCTACCTCATCTACACCTCCGGTTCGACCGGATTGCCCAAGGGTGTCGAGGTATCCCACGCCCCGATCACCGAGTACCTGGTTTGGTTCGGCGGCGAGTACGGCATCGACGACACCGACGTTCTGCTGCAGGTCGCCTCGCCGAGCTTCGACGTGTCGATCGGCGAACTGTTCGGAACCCTCGGAAACGGTGCCCGGCTGGTGATTCCGCGCCCGGATGGACTCCGCGACATCGGCTACCTGACCGACCTGCTGCAGCGCGAAGGCGTCACCGCCATGCACTTCGTGCCGTCGCTGCTGGGCCTGTTCCTGTCGCTGCCCGGCGTGAACCAGTGGCGCACCCTGCGGCGCATCCCGATCGGTGGCGAACCGCTGCCGGGCGAACTCGCGGACAAGTTCCACGCCACCTTCGACGCCCTGCTACACAACTTCTACGGCCCCACCGAGACCGTGGTGAACTCGTCCCGACACAAGGTGGAAGGCCCCCAGGGCAACCGGATCGTGCCGATCGGCAGCCCGAACATCAACACCACCATGTGGCTGCTCGACGACGCCCTGCAGCCGGTTCCCGTCGGGGTGATCGGCGAGATCTACATCGGCGGAACACATGTGGCCCGCGGCTACTTCGACCGTCCCGGCCTGACCGCCGAGCGATTCGTCGCCGACCCGTGGACGCCCGGCCAGCGGCTGTACCGCACCGGTGATCTGGCCCGCCGCAATGCTGCCGGCGACCTGGAATTCATCGGCCGCGCCGACGACCAGGTCAAGGTCCGCGGCTTCCGGATCGAGCTCGGCGAGGTGGCCTCGGCCATCTCGGTCGACCCCAGCGTCGGTCAGTGTGTGGTCGTGCTTTCCGACCTTCCCGGGTTGGGCCGCAGCCTGGTCGCCTACCTGACCCCCGCCGCCCCGGGCGCCGGGGAAGACTCCGTCGAGATTCCGCGGATCCGGGCCCGGGTGGCCGCGGCCTTGCCGGAATACATGGCACCGGCGGCCTACGTGGTGGTCGACGACATCCCGATCACCGCGCACGGCAAGATCGACCGCGCCGCGCTGCCCGACCCGCAGCCTCTCGAGAGCACGCCCTACCGGGAGCCGCAGACCGACACCGAACACGTGGTGGCGCAACTGTTCGCCCAACTGCTCTCCCGTGACAAGGTGGGCGCCGACGACTCGTTCTTCGACCTCGGCGGCCACTCGCTGCTGGCCACCAAACTGGTCGCCGCGATCCGCGCCCGCTGCGAGGTGGAGATCGGCATCCGGGAGATCTTCGAGGCCAGCACGGTGGCCCGACTGGCCGCCGCGATCGACCGGGCCCCGGCCGCGCAACCCGACGGGGCCGGGCGACCGCCGCTGGTCGCGGTGCCGCGCTCCGGCAACCTCCCGGTCTCGGCGTCGCAGCTGCGAACCTGGTTCGCCTACCGACTGGACCCCAGTTCCACCGGCGACCACATTCCGCTGACGGCCCGGCTTACCGGTCCCTGCGACACAGCCGCCCTGACCGCCGCGATCGGTGACATGGTGGGCCGCCACGACAGTCTGCGCACCACATTCCGCGAGATCGACGGGCTGCCCCATCAGGTCATCAACGCGCCCGCGGCGGTGCCGGTGACCGAACTACAGTGTCCCGAAACCGATCCGGGTGCCGTCGCGGCGTGGACGCGAGCCCGCCTCGACGAGCAGCGCGGCACGGCGTTCGACCTGGAACGGGATTGGCCGATCCGGGCGGCGCTGCTGCACCTGCCCGGCGACGAACGGGTGCTGTCCCTGGTGGTGCACCACATCGCCGCCGACCATTGGTCGGTCGAGGTGCTCTTCACCGACCTGCTGATCGCCTACCGGTCCCGCGCCGCCGGCTCCGCGCCGGGATGGGAGCCACCGGCGTTGCAGTACGCGGACTTTGCGCACTGGCAGGGCGAACTGCTGCGTGACGAGTCCGGTCTGATCGAGGCACAACGCCGCTACTGGATCGAACAACTGGCGGGCCTGGCCGACGACACCGGACCGCGGCCGGACTTTCCCCGGCCCGCCACCGCCAATGGCTCCGGCGACTCGGTCGCATTCACGGTCCCCCCGCAGGTACGAGCTGGGCTGGCGGCACTGGCCCGTGAGACCGGCGCCACGGAGTTCATGGTGGTGCAGTCCGCGGTCGCGGTGCTGCTGCATCTGGCCGGCAGCGGTGACGACATCCCGCTCGGGGTGCCGATCGCCGGACGCACCGACAACGCCCTGGACAACCTGGTCGGGTTCTTCGTCAACATCGTGGTGCTGCGAAACCGGTTGTCCGGCAACCCGACACTGCGCGAAGTGGTAACCCGGGCGCGAGAAGCCGCACTGGGCGCCTACGCGCATGCCGACCTGCCGTTCGACCGGCTGGTGGAGGCGCTCAACCCGGTCCGCACGCTGTCGCGCAACCCGCTGTTCCAGGTGGTGGTCCACGTCCGCGAGGCGGCCGACGTCACCCACGTCATTAACAGGGGAGCCAGCGGTGAGAGCGACCTGGTCTTCCGCACCGTGATGCCCACATTCGACATCGCGCACGCCGACCTGTCGGTGAATCTGTTCACCACAGCGGGCTCCGACGGGGAAGGCTATGACGGACATCTGATCTACCGCACCGACCTCTACGAGCGTGCCACCGTGCAGCGACTGGCCGACTGGCTGGGCCGAGTGCTGGCGACCATGGCAGGCGATCCGGGTCGGGAGCTGCGCGACATCAGCCTGGTCGACGAGCAGCAACGCGAGCGCATCCTGGGGCAGTGGAGCCGCGGTGCCGAGATCCCCGCGGGCGATCCGCAAACCATCGCCGACGTGCTGGCGCCCAGCCGCAGCTTCGACGGCGTCGCCGTGCGATGCGGCGGAGCCGAGCTCACCTACCCGCAGCTGCACTCCCGCTCCGACCGGCTTGCCGAGCTGTTGATCGCCGCCGGCGTGGAACCCGGAACCCTGGTGGGTCTGTCGGTGCGCCGTGACCT
The window above is part of the Mycolicibacter sp. MU0102 genome. Proteins encoded here:
- a CDS encoding thioesterase II family protein, with the protein product MAVDDTSAVAQFPSWIGRFPGPGAPTLVFPHAGGTAVNYRPLALALAAGADTYVMQYPQRADRFREPAAETLPELARSLFDAAPWHQLGPLRLFGHSMGSLVAFEFARLAEERGIEIQRLWASAAPAPGVVAGLRKVPTGDADLRAELAQLGGTDPRILADEEFLTLLLTPVRSDYLAFNRYQCAPDATISADITVLGGRSDDRVGADLLERWADHTTGAWSVSLYDGGHFYHYEHIETLAKRIIADE
- a CDS encoding amino acid adenylation domain-containing protein, whose translation is MGPDEIRAQVADLLGADASAVDPEADLVGQGLDSIRMMSLAGRWRKQGIDVDFAALAADPRIAAWQDLLGDRGEPAPVTATTDEPRDADAPFPLAPMQHAMWVGRDDDVALGGVAGHLYVEFDGRAIDPDRLAAAAAALAARHPMLRVQFSPDGTQHIRPDAALPVAVQDLRGLDATEVAQHLDATRVAKSHQQLDDAVFELTVSLLPDGTARLHVDLDMQAADAMSYRTLMADLAAAYRGETLPELGYTYRQYRHVTADREPDENHRQWWAQHIPDLPDPPKLPPPAGAPTDPRRSTRRWHWLDPDTRDALFGQARAHGVTPAMTLAASFSHTLASWSDAPRFLLNVPLFGREPLHDDVDRLVGDFTSSLLLDVDLSQASTGAQRAHAVQDAMRTAAAHADYPGLAVLRDLSRHRGTQVLAPVVFTSALGLGELFADEVTAAFGTPAWIISQGPQVLLDAQVTEFDGGILVNWDVREDMFAPGVIDAMFAHHIADLTRLAGSDGWAQAAPAALPADQAQVRASVNAGSAEPSGEALQDGFFRQADRDPEAVALLHGSGELSYGELRDQALAVAAAMQERGVRPGDTVALLGPKGAEQIPALLGILAAGAVYLPIAADQPPERRERILALGGAGLALVTGDALPALEIPTLAVSDAVQHSGAVQPVHTAPSELAYVVFTSGSTGEPKGVEVTHDAAMNTIETLSARFGFAPSDRSLALLTLDADMSVLDVFAMLRAGGAIVMVDEADRRSPEVWAQLVARHRVSVLNLMPGALEMLAATGGELSSVRAVLTGGDWVRPELARRFGAVAPGVRFAGLGGATETAIHATLCEVEGDPPAHWAAVPYGAPLPNIACRVVGADGADRPDWVAGELWVTGRGIASGYRGRPDLTAEKFVEYDGRTWYRTGDLARYLPDGTLEFVGRADHRVKISGYRIELGEVESALRRLPGVAEAVVVALTEPGGREVLAAAVRTGDPAVSVAGLQAGLAESLPEHMIPRQLQVVSAIRYTVSGKIDRRAVTAELAAAMAAGDGYREPAGPLQRALAAIIAEVLGAARVGADDDFFALGGDSVLATAAVSRIRTWLDAPGAVVADIFATRTVAGLAARLAASEADPGRLDAVAEVYLEVAQLDAAEVADALR
- a CDS encoding nuclear transport factor 2 family protein, whose protein sequence is MGQTPLMDVRTTIDTYLRAWTQQDPELIVTIFTDDATYHERVLGEPIRSRAGIRDYWQSKVVEGQANIDARLLNLYTATDGTTVIAEWEATFDDRLQNVRKRMREVAILEFAGERIASLREYWASEVIG
- a CDS encoding cutinase family protein; translation: MKARRSLLFLGVPVVTALATLPSAPSVIPAASAASCPDIEVTFARGTAEPPGVGAVGQKFLDALRSQVGGRSVGVYAVNYPAGEDWPPSASDGAGDANAHVQSMVATCPNTKLVLGGYSQGAMVIDLITIARTSVVGFNAATLSAEEAEHVAAVAVFGNPTDRYLGGPISEISPWYGAKAIDLCADGDPICTQGALALPTHDEMFSAPHQSYAQSGMPGQAATFVASHL